aacataaaaacacattttctacaaCATCAAAAATGGAAGAACTCGTCTCCAAGCTAACATGATGCATATTTTCCACTTAAAACTCACCTTATCATTTCCTTTCATGGATCCCATGTTGAACTTCTTCACCTCCTGTTTCACCTCCTCCATGTAGGCGTCCAGAGGATCcacatcatcctcctcatcctgctGCTCCATGGGGGTCTCCTGTTCCGTCTCGCCCtcctctttcatttcctcctttaTCTCCTTCTCTTTatcctcccccttctcctccccATCTTCATCATCGTCTCCCTCCATTGGAGCCGACATATCCTCGTCATCATCTGACAAGTAATGTAAATGAGGTGCTAAAGCTCAAGTTTACTGGTCAAgcttatacataaatatataatcttttaaatgtattccaatCGATTGCTTGAATATCTAGTGCAGTCTAACTGTGCTGGTCATCCTTAAATGGTGCTTGCTCACCTTCGTCGTCCTCCAAGCTCCACTTCTTGCCCTGCTTcatctcctccagctctttctTGATCTCCCCGATGTTTTCTATGGccttcttcctctgctcctccctccACTTCTCCACACgctccttcctctttctcatcTCCTCCTCAAGCTTGTTCTGGTCAAAGTCTTGCTGCATGGAGACACAAAGAAAGATCAAAAACACTGCCCCATCTACAAGGTAGTGTCCTTTAAGATGTTAGCAATTAACAGACTATGTGAAACTTACATCCTCAATCTTCtcatcctctttctcctcttttatctttttcttgtCGGATAAAGGATCGatgttgtctttctctttgctcCTTGGCCTGTAGGGAAGACAGCAAAGAGTAGCAGTGTGGTTTTGGTTACCAGAGCTGTCGGTTATGTCTTTACaagttttttgtttctttaaaaaaagaaagaagtctTACTTTTCATCAGGCCTCCTGCTCTTGCTTTGGCTACCAGATCGGGACCTCCGAGCACGGGTCCTGCTGCCTGacctcctcctgtctctgcttctggacctcctcctctctctgctcctggaGCGCCTGGACAGCAAAGCCAAACatatgataaaagaaaaaacacacaagaagaagaaagatttaatttatttcactTCAAAGAACATTTTGTCACTTTGTCCATTATAATAtctcaaataaatccataaaaCCAGATAATTTTTTTAGAGCATATGCAAACGAATTAAGACCATAAACTGTAACTTTGATACTGATTTAACGATTGTAACCCAACACAGGTATTCATGATTTCAACTGCATTGAGCACAAGCAACTCATGGAATCATTGAGTTACAACAAGCTCCCAGTATATGCTCTTTACATCTTGTAAAGAAGGGCTCATTGAACCTGTTGAATATGGTCCATTATAAAGTGGTCTTTGCCAGCAGTGACCCATGCTTTGACTGCacacatacattaaataatccaaactcaaatatgtataCATGCTCATTCAAATTATCACCGTTTCACTTGTTGTGACTCTGTACTGTCCTGTTTCTCACTCttactctgttgctgctttaaactcctgaattttcccacagggataaataaaggtccatcttatcttatgttgCAACTTGATGACCTTTTTACATATAaccatgtaaataaaaatgcttttgaaTTCTGCACAAACCTTGCAGCATGAATTGGGTTTCAAGGAGACCtgcattttatgtgttttctgaGACAATAATCCTTCAATGCAATGAGCCCTTAACGCATGTGTACACGTAGCTGGCAATAAACTcaattctgattcagattttcaACATGttgtcaacaaacacacacgtaggacacacacgcacacacacacacacacctgggtcGTTTTCTGTCTCTGGACCGGGACCTTCGGCGGTCCCGGCTCCGGGACCTCTCCCTCCTGTTCCGATCCCGGTCGTCCTTCTTGGAGCGTTTGTCCGGGGAGCGACTCTTTGATCGGCTGCCTGAGCGGCCCCGAGACGCTGAACGCTTCCTGTAGTGTCTGAGGACCAGAAAGCATAATACTCACTTTAACTGGCGACCACTTGATGGACACATTAACCCTGCTGTCGTGTTCGCTTCTCCTCCTTACTCTGGTGTCAAATTTGGCCAGTCTGTTTTAAATGCTCTTCCGTCAACACAAAAATCATCAATCACCACCTAATTGTATTGAATAGCCTTTTCAGCTATACATAATGTCTCAAACTACTGGTTGACATGAGTTACTGCAATGAATACAAAgaacttgttttaaatgtaataacttATTAACTCACAATGGAAACATCTAGTAAATAGTGAGAATCAGAATCCAAGTTCATATCTTTGATTAAAGATGGGAAAATGGGTGAGTTATAGAACACACTTCAAATGACCAGGTGGTAAGATGTATAGTATTAATGTTGTACCCATTATGTGTAAGCTAATCCTTACAGTTTAACTTGATGTATCTtagtgtttattattttaagtatgccttttaatcaaatcatttcttaaaataaaaattcatACTAAAAAATAAGAATAGACACTCAAAATGTAGGCTATTACAAAATTAACATTATGTCGATTTGGTGGACGAACATGATCTGTGGTTGCCCATTCATTTCCAATGGAGGTCACTTTTGACCTGGAACATCATATGTGTTTCAAAGTTGTCTAAAGTACACAAAATagaatgaaattaaatgaaagtattttttttaatgttcaaattcACTAATTGTAAATgcctactgtggaggatatcataaGGCCTTGGGTCAATTCaatgtaaaatacaatatatatcaTTACTGAAAGTAGTAATTCGTAGTGGTGAGATTTGACCCGAACATGACAGGAGGcttaagaaaacacattttaattcatatCCCACCAGGACATGATGAACTCTCGGTTGAGCTGAATTAACATAGAGGTGTTTTAGCTAGCATGCTAATCAACAATACAACGTTTTTAACGGCCAAGGGAGTTAGTCACCATGGAGATTGTAGCACCAAATTAACCTGATATTTCTAACATACCTCGACTCACGTCCCATCACTCTTTCAAGAGGTTAtgtcttgtaaaaaaaagtgaaatgactcCACAGACTTGGTGCCGTGGACCgttgtttgtgtcttttgaAGCACCACGTTAGTAAACTGCGACAGCGCTAACTTCAAAAACTCGGGCTGTGAGCCGCGTGGTGCGCCCCCGCGTGGTGGGAGGCCAGCACTACAACACTGCCCTGAAACAACACAGTGTtgccaaatattttctttttaaataacatttctattagAGACATATCAACAAACACCTCTTTTGATGTGATATTGCAGAAGGGTGGTCCTGGAATTAGTTAGGAATTAATTTTCCCACTCAATTATTTTATAGCCTACATCACTAGTGCTTTACAAActgtttacatatattttgtatatatttatttaagaaggGACAATGCTCATTAACGATCATGAACACTTGCGTCCatcatgtaaatgtgccagATCAAGCCATAGAGGCCAATTTTCCTCTGCAGTCCCTAGCAGTTGATGGcgttaaaagaaaacatagaaGAACACGTATATACAGTaagcacagaaaaacacatgagcacaatGACTGCACATAAGCACAGGCAAAAGCACATCTTGCATGTAAATAAGTAGCAATACcacaatttagaaaaatgctACTCAAAATGTGATTAAACATAATGTATAAAGATATTGGCATCGAAATGTACTTaaattacaaaaagtaaaaaatgttttcatcacagCTCCCAATGTCAGAACGGTTGATACAGCATTATTGgaatataattattgatgcaattattttcatttgttcacAGTTTCCATTGTCAATGTCTTTGTGCTAAGACAATGAATTAAAAGTATATATCATTCTTAACAGTTATATATTCTCTTCATTAATATCAGAGGTAagcattctttttttctctgctgcattTACAAGAATAAAAAGTGAAGATTACATAGACTGTTTAATGTTATCCATTGTACATTAACTCAGAAATTACTCTAACCTTTTGATTGggtttcagtttttatcatTTGGTCTGTTCCTAATCTACCAtcacatttttggggggcttttcaAGGATTTAAAGTCAATGATATTTATATACCCAAATATTACAAATCCCAAATTTGTCTTTAGGGATACTTTGGTGTTAATATGACACCCTTTGTCCTAAGAccctttattctgaaatgtgcaACAATAATACTGTATCATTGCCTATACATTGCCATAACTTaactcaataaataaaagaaagaaagcgaGAGTCAAAATAGCATATATCACACAAGTAGtatttatttggtttgaatTGTCCGGTTAGTCATTCCTGCATATGTCTTTAATTAGAGATGTATTACCATGTTATATTGTAACACTGAATTTGTTACTGAAGTAACATATTGTGAGAGCCACTACAAACAGTTATTCTGTAAACATTATCAAAAACAATCAAGTAGGTCTGACAAGTCATAGGAAAAATCACACCAATTCATctacatgaaaaaataaattcacattaataaataatttggATGAATTAAATTATGGAGAAGAAATTACAGCACAAACGTAGTAGTAGagagtatatactgtatatgaagtATGTATGCATGAGACTCAAACAAAGCAAAGCAGGACACATCACCAGAATTACTCAACACAAATATGCAACCAACTGCCCCAAATACATTTTCAGCGGCAGTACTGTCCAGTAAAACCATAAACATTCCCCTCAGCCACAGTATTATTATATTGAATGAAGTTTACTGCGTTTTAAGCTCCTATAGCCGTGCAAAATAATACACTACAAATTCAAGGACTAAATGCTTCTTGTAAATGTTAGACAAAGAAAGAACTTGTTTTGATTGCTTCGGGAGTTCCTTCTGAACACTGGATGACAGatccaaatgaaaacattacttAGACCTGACAAATAGATATTCCTCAGCACGATAAATGCCACAGAACATCTTTTCTAAAGCAAACACATGACGTCTTCCTGTTTTGCAGGTTCATTCCGGAGCAGATATGAGCTGACGATCTGTAACAAACACTGGACTCTGGTCGCATGTGCAACCCTGATCATAAGGCAGTAAGGACTCCTTTGTAGACTGCTGAAAACAAGAGCCGCGTCAGCCAAAATAAATGACCATGCAATGTTGCTATGGGAGATAGAGGGAGGTGATAACAAGAAGGGGGACAGGGTTGTTAAGTTCCCCATGGTCCATCAGGGAGTCtctgaaccaatgagcagcAGGATCTCGTGTGAGAGGATGAAGGTGAAGAAGTAAATGCAGAGGTCAGCAAAAACGTCCCCCATCCTCCTGTAGGTGTCCATCGAGCGGTTGATGACCTCAGCGGGGATACCGGACAGCAACAGGGCGGCGGTCAGCACAGTGGTCTGGGGCTTTTTATCTACCTGAATGAACAGGCGTATAATAACAATATCTTTCAAAACATAGTTAGAAAGTTCATTCACATGAAACAGAATACTGGTAAAAATATGACTAAACAACAGCATCTAAGCATAAAATTCCTCGTTATAATTTATccactttgtttgtttaaaggaaAATCGATCCATGGTTTTACAGGGAGTAACTGGAATATTTATTTGCTATGGCAAGGACTTCCCTGAGTCAACCAGTCTCCACTGGTATTCTTCAAACCTCAAAGAAGTTACTGCCAGCAGCCTGGTGTGTCTTTGTGAGAAACAATGaattcccaaaaataaaaaagggaaacattaaTCATAAATATGACTTAACCAATAATGGGACCTTTACCTTTATATTCAATTTTTTTAGTTTCAGTTCTTCAAAAACATGGCTTAAAATATAAGAATCTGTATCCAGGAAATCACTCGTTTCATATGCTATACACTAACAATGGGAAAGCAATTCCAAAATATGTAATACCAACTCACCTTTGGAAAGTATTTGGACAACCCCATGTAGGCAAGTTCGAGTGTCAGAAATGGAGCAAATATTGACTAGaatgaaaaaatacacaaaacaatgttattttCCTGGTATTCAGGTGCACTACTAtagctgtctttggctctttacttgctgtaacaaatgtttcccctctgtgaGACAAATAAACATATTCTAATCCTGATATTTTTATTAGGCTTGAGAAAAAACGTACAAGTATGGTTTAAAGTTTGGGTGTTCAGGGATAGAGAAACATACCTGTGATACCTGGTTTAAGGGACTTAGGACAGAGCGGAGAGCTGCAGGATGaaggctttttttctttttttcttacattcTCCCAAAAAAGTTATTATGGAATTTGGCCCAATAATGGGAATAAAATCATGCCTACTACAGCTGCAGAATGCCAAATAACCAATGGGTCACTCTCACAGTTGTCATAGTTAACACAATTGATACAGCCAAAAGACTCACCAGAAAATTGCAGACAAAAACCCTGACAAAAACAGCAAGGAGGATGCTGCCGATGAGACGGAAGACAATGAAGGGATCGAACTCCTCTGCTTCAGACCCTCCATTTTGGGCCGGCTTCTCATTGGCCAGCTGACCGCGCAGTTTCATGGCATCGTCAAAACGGGACAGATACTTCTGGAGGCCTCTGCGTGGGGAGCCACTGAGGTCGTCTGATACCCGCTCCCCCCTGGGTTTAGGTCGAATCCCTCCTATGTCGTCTTCCAGAGGGCCTCCCATTAGCTCATTGCAGTCCGGCAGAGGTGACCCCCTCCTCTCGGGGGTGGCACCTCGGGAACGGCTGACAAGCCCCGAAGCCTCTGGCAGGAAAGGGGATGGTCTTGGGGAAGATGAGGATGATGACCAGGGCTCTGTCCTGTCGAGATCGAGGTGGAAGCGAGGCTCTGTTGGACGCCGGAGTGCTCCAGCTGAGGATATTAGACAAACATCAGATTTAACTAGTGCAGAAACAAAAAGTTGTTCAAATGAGTTATCAAGGGGAATGACAAACATTATCTGgtgttaatataaatatgtttttttctgtgtgagatcatttttaatattgtacTCTTCTAATATACAAGTCTGGTTGTCTTATAGCCACTCTCGGGATATGTGGTTTTCATTGGAAAAGAAgggtaaaaaaatacaaaataactaaTGCAATCAGCAAAAGTTACTTAAACTGAGACCCCTTTAATGTATGTTTACCAGAATGTTTTGATCATATGTTTAACATTATTCAATAAGTGAAACATGGTAGACAAAACAACCTGAAGATAAGGGcgcttttatatattttgaaggTGACGtgatagaaaaagaaaagtgtgtgcAGTTAATTTTATTAATGGACAAATTCCACATCCATAGGAGGAAGTGGACTGACCCAAGGTTTTCGACACTTCTCACAAAAACTAGATCAATCTGgcaaaatgatgcaaatatttTGAGCAGATAGGAATTAATTTTTAaaattcccttttctttttgtctgcGTACCTTGGTGTGAATCATTTCATGTGTGTACAATGTATAATGCATTGTTCATATATATTCAggggaaaatgaaaatattactCTGAGATGAATTATAAAGCtacacaaaatgcaaatattcaAGTCAATAAAAGTAACTCTTTAATCTACCAGTGTTTATAGTGAATATACTGAAATGTGGACAATGGTAATTAGCTGACTGTAGCTTTAACCAGCAGTGTGAGAGGGAGCAGGTGATAGTCATGACTCTTCTGACAGCATTGTAATGTAAACTGAATccttcacaacaaacaaaccTTTGTTTTCAGTCTCGATTTTAGTGAAACCTGTGATTCTGTTCATCCTATCTTCTGAATTCATGAGCAGTTTTCTCCTCCGGATCTCTGCCCTCCTCTGCGCCGCTGACACAGTGCCTGCTGTCTCCGCCTCGCTGGCCCCGATGGACTCCATGTGGGTCGACTACAAACTGTACTCActttacatacaaaaaaaagggattaaAATGCGACACAACACGTCCCTGATGTATGAATTAAACGGTATGCGTTAGGAAGTGAGCCCGCAGAGCGTTATCTGGAGAAACGACGCACAATGATGACGTCAACATCGATGGTTATGACGCCCTCAACGCTGACTTGCAGGAAACGTGAGTCTTAACCGTTCAATGAGGCTTATGGTTACTTTCTGTCAGTGATGTATTATACACATTTGAGAATACAGTACTTCAAATGGTAATACTTTATTTACTGCAGAATTGTTCATAGGTAGGACAATGTTGCTCTAATTTCAAATCCTAAACTTTGTGTGTTTAGCCCTGCTCTCTACCCAATTTGATGCATTTTACCAGAATCAAATGTTGCTAATTTAAGTGGAGAAACATAACCATCAGAATTAGAAACCAAGTTCATCATTTTTCCTTTTGCCTGCACTCTCCCCTTGCTTTAGCATTTTACATTTCCCAGTTGAAGGATTAATAAAGGATTTGTGATTTCTGTGACACATGTGTTCGGTACCTTTCCATGTAGCTTGCAAGAACTAAATGGCTTAACAAtaatttcaaaacatatttttagtcATGAAAGTGAAGAGTTGATTCCCAGCCggctttttaataaatcatattttataagTCCAAACCTCTGTGGTTTACTCTGTACAAACACAGgctatttttatttgcatcataTTTTTATGAAAGACAGTTCTGTGCATAAAGACGAAAACATATCTGTCTGtttctaaatacatatttgCTTGTATAATACATAGATTACAAACTGTATGAAAGCAGACCAAATCAAAAATCCTCAATTCATACTTAGTCAAGAAATAAATTGACTATTATTGGTCCAtattctgttttgtatttttacttttacctaaTAAACACTGCTCCTCAACCAAAAcacaaactacatttaaaaagtcccaaacattttatttctttagcgTCATTTCACCTTAATGTATATTCTAAAATCATCAGCATTTGTTCACCTTGATATAATGCAGTCTTTTTCAATATACAAGTATCAATAAGCATGACTAAAATATCACAATGGCTTTGTTATGTCTGTGTTAAAGAAATTCCCATATcctattatattaaaatatttcatatatagAGTCTGTATTTAAACAGaggtttaata
This Eleginops maclovinus isolate JMC-PN-2008 ecotype Puerto Natales chromosome 11, JC_Emac_rtc_rv5, whole genome shotgun sequence DNA region includes the following protein-coding sequences:
- the camlg gene encoding calcium signal-modulating cyclophilin ligand, giving the protein MESIGASEAETAGTVSAAQRRAEIRRRKLLMNSEDRMNRITGFTKIETENKAGALRRPTEPRFHLDLDRTEPWSSSSSSPRPSPFLPEASGLVSRSRGATPERRGSPLPDCNELMGGPLEDDIGGIRPKPRGERVSDDLSGSPRRGLQKYLSRFDDAMKLRGQLANEKPAQNGGSEAEEFDPFIVFRLIGSILLAVFVRVFVCNFLSIFAPFLTLELAYMGLSKYFPKVDKKPQTTVLTAALLLSGIPAEVINRSMDTYRRMGDVFADLCIYFFTFILSHEILLLIGSETP